One window of Paenibacillus sp. FSL K6-3182 genomic DNA carries:
- a CDS encoding undecaprenyl-diphosphatase codes for MNFLEENINLFRMVNDLGKQYPYLNPAMVFIAEFMVYFLVLGVIFIWFTRNKQSRMMIVCATITFVFAEIIGKIAGKFHSNNQPFAELANVNKLIEKAVDNSFPSDHTILFFSFCVSFWLFRKGWWFLWVILAFLVGISRIWVGVHYPADILVGAIISIISSSIVYLVVPKLSLTRKLLGGYAKCEELLLSPLTKSKGNRSKDY; via the coding sequence ATATCCTTACTTAAATCCTGCTATGGTTTTCATTGCGGAGTTTATGGTGTATTTCTTGGTTTTAGGTGTTATCTTCATTTGGTTTACTCGAAATAAACAGAGTAGAATGATGATTGTTTGTGCTACCATTACTTTTGTATTTGCTGAAATTATTGGGAAAATAGCAGGCAAATTTCATTCGAATAATCAACCATTTGCTGAGTTGGCAAATGTTAATAAATTAATTGAAAAAGCCGTTGATAATTCTTTTCCAAGCGATCATACAATATTGTTCTTTTCATTTTGTGTATCCTTTTGGTTATTTAGAAAAGGCTGGTGGTTTTTATGGGTTATACTAGCTTTCCTTGTTGGTATTTCTCGTATTTGGGTCGGTGTCCACTATCCAGCAGATATCCTAGTAGGAGCTATTATAAGCATCATTTCAAGCTCAATTGTTTACCTTGTTGTTCCTAAGTTAAGCTTGACTCGGAAATTGCTAGGGGGCTATGCGAAATGCGAAGAATTGCTTCTATCTCCATTAACAAAATCGAAAGGGAATAGATCAAAGGATTATTAA
- a CDS encoding FadR/GntR family transcriptional regulator — MQPIKVETEKGHEIVRRAILSQIEEGLLQPGQKLPSVVDLSTSFGVGRSTIREALSALKATGWIDVKHGGGTFINKVLPTSQSNSRDPFEESENVKEILEVRIWLESGSAAFAAERRNDKDLEKLKQIIEQMEQALKMNNTQMSEHADIEFHLAIAAASHNKLLNTLMSSLTSKLTETMGKTRQLWFFEDKSSSTLLLKEHQSIYDAILAQNSELASQLIQAHLHKVENVLKRGAIQD, encoded by the coding sequence ATGCAGCCGATAAAGGTAGAAACTGAAAAAGGACATGAGATTGTACGAAGAGCCATTCTTTCACAAATTGAGGAAGGTCTCTTACAACCTGGTCAAAAACTACCGTCCGTAGTTGATTTGAGTACCTCCTTTGGAGTAGGTCGCTCCACAATTCGTGAAGCATTGAGCGCATTAAAGGCTACAGGCTGGATAGATGTAAAGCATGGCGGAGGTACCTTCATCAATAAAGTATTGCCTACCTCGCAAAGTAACTCGCGTGATCCATTCGAGGAATCGGAAAATGTAAAAGAGATACTGGAAGTTCGTATTTGGCTTGAAAGCGGCAGTGCTGCATTCGCGGCCGAGCGTCGAAACGATAAGGATCTCGAGAAGTTAAAGCAAATTATTGAACAAATGGAGCAAGCGCTTAAAATGAATAATACGCAAATGAGTGAACATGCGGATATCGAATTTCATCTAGCTATAGCAGCTGCCTCACATAATAAACTGCTTAATACATTAATGAGTTCACTTACTAGTAAGCTAACCGAAACTATGGGGAAAACTCGTCAGCTGTGGTTTTTCGAAGACAAGTCCTCTTCCACACTTCTCTTAAAAGAGCATCAATCCATATATGATGCAATATTAGCTCAAAATAGCGAGCTTGCCAGCCAGTTAATTCAAGCTCATTTACATAAAGTCGAGAATGTACTGAAACGTGGAGCCATTCAAGATTAA
- a CDS encoding FAD-linked oxidase C-terminal domain-containing protein, with amino-acid sequence MLNEAVVRQLREIVGGKFFRTDQEALITHSYDGTPMLQALPDAVIYPESTEQVSEIMKIANSNLIPIVTRGSGSNLCGGTVPLQGGIVMVMHRMNKIIEVDMENLTAIVQPGVITGQFITHVEGLGLFYPPDPSSMKISTIGGNIAECSGGLRGLKYGTTKDYVLGLTAVLANGSIIRTGGKLTKDVAGYDLTKLLVGSEGTLAVITEAILKLIPQPKTKKTMVAMYKDIYGAARTVSKIIKNQIIPATLEILDNPTIRVVDDFAKIGLPLDMAAILIIEQDGEPEMVERDIEKIQLICKEEQADRIDVAADREEAEKLLTARRSAFTALARLRPTTILEDATVPRSKIAEMILRTNAIAQKYNVNIATFGHAGDGNLHPTATTDARDHEEVHRVEEAFAEIFEAAIELGGTITGEHGVGVVKAPYLEWKVGEAGVEVMKGIKGAFDPLNILNPSKIFAKETKKRVVVQHG; translated from the coding sequence ATGTTGAATGAAGCTGTAGTTAGACAATTACGAGAGATTGTAGGAGGAAAGTTTTTTCGGACAGATCAGGAGGCGTTAATCACGCATTCCTATGATGGAACGCCGATGTTACAGGCTTTGCCTGATGCAGTTATTTATCCAGAATCAACAGAGCAAGTATCAGAAATTATGAAAATAGCTAACAGCAATCTTATTCCGATTGTAACAAGAGGCTCGGGTTCGAATCTTTGCGGTGGTACAGTACCATTGCAAGGCGGGATTGTGATGGTTATGCATCGCATGAATAAAATTATTGAAGTGGATATGGAAAACTTAACGGCTATTGTCCAGCCGGGTGTAATTACTGGGCAATTTATTACACATGTTGAAGGGCTAGGACTATTCTATCCACCAGATCCAAGCAGTATGAAAATTTCTACAATAGGCGGCAATATCGCTGAATGCTCAGGTGGTCTAAGAGGCTTAAAGTACGGAACTACGAAAGATTATGTACTTGGCTTAACTGCTGTGCTGGCAAATGGTTCAATCATCCGTACTGGTGGGAAATTGACTAAAGATGTCGCTGGGTATGATTTGACGAAATTATTAGTAGGCTCAGAAGGGACACTTGCCGTCATTACAGAGGCGATTCTTAAGCTTATTCCACAGCCAAAAACAAAGAAAACGATGGTTGCGATGTATAAGGATATTTATGGTGCAGCACGTACGGTATCTAAAATTATTAAAAATCAAATTATTCCAGCAACATTAGAAATATTGGATAATCCAACCATTCGGGTTGTTGATGATTTTGCGAAAATCGGTTTGCCATTAGATATGGCCGCGATCCTCATTATTGAGCAGGATGGTGAACCAGAAATGGTTGAACGTGATATTGAAAAAATACAGCTTATTTGCAAGGAAGAGCAGGCGGATCGAATTGATGTAGCAGCGGATCGTGAAGAAGCAGAAAAGCTACTGACAGCTAGACGCAGCGCATTTACCGCACTCGCTCGCCTTCGCCCGACGACGATACTTGAGGATGCTACTGTACCTCGTTCTAAAATTGCGGAAATGATATTGCGTACAAATGCAATCGCCCAAAAATACAATGTGAATATAGCGACCTTTGGGCATGCAGGTGATGGAAATCTGCATCCAACTGCAACGACTGACGCGCGTGACCACGAAGAAGTGCATCGTGTTGAGGAGGCATTTGCAGAAATTTTTGAAGCTGCAATCGAACTCGGAGGGACGATTACTGGCGAGCATGGGGTCGGCGTTGTGAAAGCTCCTTATTTGGAATGGAAGGTTGGAGAAGCGGGAGTTGAAGTTATGAAAGGAATCAAAGGCGCTTTCGATCCATTGAATATTTTGAATCCAAGTAAGATTTTTGCTAAGGAAACGAAGAAGAGGGTGGTGGTGCAGCATGGCTAG
- a CDS encoding (Fe-S)-binding protein, producing MASTTGKPVIEHANPLARTLLEKLDYDQLTNCMRCGFCLPACPTFHETGMEPASPRGRIAMMKAAVDGLMVPDQQFQDQMNLCLGCRACEPSCPADVKYGQLIEQTKEAIEEHATHSLPIKVIRKTVFKNLFPKRGSLKLLGGSLAVYQKSGLQKVVQSTGVMKLFPKQLSEMEAILPSASSKGVVERLGTFYPAKGEAIAKVAMFRGCIMDVMFADTNVNTVELLSAAGFDVYIPESQVCCGALHAHSGEMNGARELAAVNIDIFKQLDVDYIVSNAGGCGALLVEYDHLMQDNKKYSESAKWFASRVIDVSTLIVEKGRVPKFAQKESSPHAEKIKVTYQDSCHLRNVMKGSSAPRKLMKEIVNAEYVEMAQSDRCCGSAGIYNVVQPEMAGSILEHKMEHANNTQASYMLTSNPGCLLQMKLGIEKHKPDQTMKAMHIVDFLHDRMILSE from the coding sequence ATGGCTAGTACTACAGGAAAACCGGTAATCGAGCATGCTAATCCTCTAGCTCGAACTTTATTAGAGAAGCTTGACTATGATCAGTTAACAAATTGTATGCGATGCGGCTTCTGCTTGCCTGCTTGTCCGACATTCCATGAAACTGGTATGGAACCTGCCTCTCCTCGTGGACGCATTGCGATGATGAAGGCAGCTGTAGATGGACTAATGGTTCCAGATCAGCAGTTCCAAGATCAAATGAACTTGTGCTTAGGCTGTCGTGCTTGTGAACCATCTTGTCCGGCAGATGTGAAGTATGGTCAATTAATTGAACAGACGAAAGAAGCGATCGAGGAGCACGCAACTCATTCATTGCCTATTAAAGTTATTCGTAAGACGGTATTCAAAAATTTATTTCCGAAGCGTGGCAGCCTGAAGCTGCTTGGAGGTTCGCTTGCGGTCTATCAAAAATCTGGCTTGCAAAAAGTAGTGCAATCAACAGGTGTAATGAAGCTGTTTCCTAAGCAATTATCTGAGATGGAAGCTATTTTGCCATCCGCCAGCTCGAAGGGTGTAGTTGAGCGTCTCGGTACTTTTTATCCAGCAAAGGGTGAAGCAATCGCCAAAGTTGCCATGTTCCGCGGTTGTATCATGGATGTTATGTTCGCAGATACGAATGTGAATACAGTTGAGCTGCTGTCTGCTGCGGGCTTTGACGTATACATTCCTGAAAGTCAGGTATGCTGTGGTGCGCTGCATGCTCATAGTGGAGAAATGAACGGCGCTAGAGAACTGGCAGCTGTGAATATCGATATATTCAAACAGCTCGATGTCGACTACATTGTATCAAATGCAGGCGGTTGTGGTGCGCTGCTCGTTGAATATGACCATCTTATGCAGGATAATAAAAAGTACAGTGAGTCAGCAAAATGGTTTGCTTCAAGAGTGATCGATGTCAGCACATTGATTGTAGAAAAGGGACGTGTACCGAAATTTGCACAAAAAGAAAGTTCTCCACATGCTGAGAAAATTAAAGTGACGTATCAGGATTCCTGTCATCTGCGCAATGTGATGAAAGGCTCGAGCGCCCCACGTAAATTAATGAAGGAAATAGTTAACGCCGAATATGTTGAAATGGCCCAATCTGATCGCTGCTGCGGCTCTGCTGGCATATACAATGTCGTACAGCCTGAGATGGCAGGTTCCATCCTTGAGCACAAAATGGAGCATGCGAACAACACACAAGCAAGCTATATGCTAACGAGTAATCCAGGCTGTCTGCTTCAAATGAAGCTTGGAATTGAAAAGCATAAGCCTGATCAGACGATGAAGGCGATGCACATCGTTGATTTTTTGCATGATCGGATGATTTTATCAGAGTAA
- a CDS encoding MurR/RpiR family transcriptional regulator, which translates to MSLNDNILIKIREMRESFTPVERLVGDYILENKEEIPHLSIKELAQSSKTSDASVLRFCKTMGYSGYRNFIVSISASLGSRDEDPKAQYTDIQPGDDLSTIISNISLNNCKSIEDTLSVIDRKEIARAVELLCHSKRIVFFGIGASGIVCMDGEQKFSRINKMCHAYTDGHSQLTAATLLEKDDVAIFISNSGATSDIIDALIIAQKNKAKCIAITKYNKSELAVRADIVLSISTPEITIRSGAMGSRIAMLTIIDILFAGVASAEYEEVKTYLTKTHNILKKKLRY; encoded by the coding sequence ATGAGTTTAAATGACAACATATTAATTAAGATTCGTGAAATGAGAGAAAGTTTTACTCCAGTTGAACGATTGGTTGGAGATTACATTTTAGAAAATAAGGAAGAAATCCCTCATTTATCGATTAAGGAATTGGCTCAATCGAGTAAAACAAGTGATGCATCTGTCCTTCGTTTCTGTAAGACGATGGGTTACAGCGGATACCGCAATTTTATTGTGAGTATCTCAGCTTCTTTGGGTTCTCGTGATGAGGATCCAAAGGCTCAATATACAGATATTCAGCCGGGCGATGATCTCTCGACAATTATTTCAAATATTTCATTGAATAATTGCAAGTCCATTGAGGACACGCTTAGTGTCATTGACCGAAAAGAAATTGCAAGAGCTGTAGAATTACTATGTCATAGTAAGCGAATTGTTTTTTTTGGAATAGGTGCCTCAGGAATAGTTTGTATGGACGGGGAACAGAAGTTTTCACGAATTAATAAGATGTGCCATGCCTATACGGATGGTCATAGTCAGCTCACAGCAGCAACGTTACTTGAGAAAGATGATGTTGCCATTTTCATTTCTAACTCTGGAGCAACTAGTGATATTATTGATGCACTGATCATTGCTCAAAAGAATAAAGCGAAATGTATTGCGATTACGAAGTACAATAAAAGTGAGCTTGCAGTGCGAGCGGATATTGTTCTTAGTATATCTACACCTGAAATAACAATTCGCAGTGGTGCTATGGGCTCGCGTATTGCTATGCTTACGATCATCGACATCTTATTTGCTGGTGTCGCAAGTGCAGAATATGAGGAAGTAAAAACCTACTTAACAAAAACACATAATATATTGAAGAAAAAACTCAGATATTAG
- the murQ gene encoding N-acetylmuramic acid 6-phosphate etherase gives MNNYLAGLTTEAVNPDTLMIDECTTEQMVQLMNQQDALVSAAIAAEIPQIAKAVDVLHHRLSNGGRMFYIGAGTSGRLGVLDASECPPTFGTDPSLVQGYIAGGDIALRSAVEGCEDDVDEGIALIESIGVTNKDVLIGISASGSANYVIAALTKAKELGAATIGVCNNKGSKFEPIVDVCISPVVGPEVISGSTRLKAGTAQKLVLNMLTTCTMVKLGKTYNNLMVDLKASNFKLVDRSVRIIMNTTGVDTSTAAETLEKASMNCKLAIMMIKTGLDAKEAEQALNANGGRLKQAISSLA, from the coding sequence ATGAATAACTACCTTGCGGGATTAACAACAGAGGCTGTGAATCCAGACACATTAATGATTGATGAATGTACGACGGAACAAATGGTCCAGTTAATGAATCAACAAGATGCACTGGTCTCCGCAGCTATAGCTGCGGAAATTCCGCAGATTGCAAAGGCGGTAGATGTTCTACATCATAGGTTGTCTAATGGTGGAAGAATGTTTTATATAGGAGCTGGCACATCAGGAAGATTAGGTGTTTTGGATGCTTCAGAATGTCCTCCTACCTTTGGTACAGATCCTTCCTTAGTACAGGGCTATATCGCTGGTGGTGATATTGCCTTGCGTAGTGCGGTTGAAGGCTGTGAAGACGATGTTGATGAAGGGATCGCATTAATCGAAAGCATCGGTGTAACAAACAAAGATGTGCTTATTGGGATTTCGGCAAGCGGCAGTGCAAACTATGTTATTGCAGCTTTAACGAAAGCAAAAGAGCTTGGAGCGGCCACTATCGGTGTTTGTAACAACAAAGGCTCAAAGTTTGAACCCATTGTAGATGTTTGTATTTCACCTGTTGTAGGGCCGGAGGTCATTAGCGGCTCGACTCGATTAAAGGCAGGAACTGCTCAAAAGCTGGTTCTTAATATGCTGACAACATGCACAATGGTCAAGTTAGGGAAAACGTATAACAACTTAATGGTTGATCTAAAGGCAAGTAATTTTAAGCTGGTAGATCGCTCAGTCCGTATTATTATGAATACGACTGGTGTAGACACATCAACCGCCGCAGAAACACTTGAAAAAGCATCTATGAATTGTAAGCTAGCAATAATGATGATTAAAACGGGGTTGGATGCAAAGGAAGCAGAACAAGCACTTAACGCAAATGGAGGACGGTTGAAACAAGCAATCTCATCATTGGCTTAG